The Tenebrio molitor chromosome 3, icTenMoli1.1, whole genome shotgun sequence genome contains a region encoding:
- the LOC138127209 gene encoding keratin-associated protein 10-1-like, which yields MACCGQNGPTLLTELKDLVNQIGDGECCNKQPCSGGAEPCCVPCCDFPFAQVVMSCPPPILAPTRPEPVKPLQLPCPCPCGPPPLTPEEAERSRFDNFYNNYNIDWHCESPCCKSCCKAPEQSRKSRCCEDYTKQDDCCPAPGCPTGFKPCTMRLTPPPCCDPCGVWCAQVQPCPPKAKKKTNIYQPGPCCRPCCKHWKPKEPPCLYDDPCKADCFNHPPGMKPSGRYP from the exons ATGGCGTGTTGTGGACAAAATGGACCCACATTACTGACCGAACTAAAAGATCTCGTCAATCAAATCGGTGATGGGGAATG CTGTAACAAGCAACCGTGCTCTGGTGGTGCCGAACCTTGTTGTGTCCCTTGCTGCGACTTTCCCTTCGCACAAGTGGTGATGTCTTGCCCGCCCCCGATTCTGGCTCCCACGAGACCGGAACCGGTCAAACCCTTGCAACTGCCCTGTCCCTGTCCCTGTGGCCCACCTCCG TTAACCCCGGAGGAAGCTGAAAGGAGCCGATTCGATAACTTCTACAACAACTACAACATCGACTGGCACTGTGAGAGCCCGTGTTGTAAAAGCTGTTGCAAAGCACCAGAGCAGTCAAGGAAATCTCGTTGTTGTGAAGACTACACCAAACAAGACGACTGTTGTCCTGCACCCGGATGCCCAACTGGATTCAAACCTTGTACTATGAGATTAACCCCACCCCCCTGTTGCGATCCTTGTGGAGTTTGGTGTGCCCAAGTTCAACCGTGCCCGCCAAAAGCCAAAAAGAAAACCAATATCTACCAACCGGGACCTTGCTGTCGTCCCTGTTGCAAGCACTGGAAACCCAAAGAGCCACCATGCCTGTACGACGACCCTTGTAAAGCTGACTGTTTCAATCATCCTCCCGGAATGAAACCTTCGGGGAGGTACCCGTGA
- the LOC138127210 gene encoding keratin-associated protein 9-3 — protein sequence MACCGQNGPPLLTELKDLVNQIGDGGCPDKQPCSCCVDPCCIPCCDFPFAQVVMTCPPPIMAPTRPEPVKPLQLPCPPCCSNEMTPEEAEATRYDNFYNNYNIDWHNDSPSWKNNCNTSCCTPAKRQGQTVDGKSPCCDECPKPNNDCCPLPGCPTGFKPCTMKLFPPPCCHPCGVWCAEIQPCPPKPKKKNRSCCSG from the exons ATGGCGTGTTGCGGACAAAACGGACCTCCATTGCTGACCGAATTAAAAGATCTCGTCAATCAAATCGGTGATGGGGGATG ccCTGATAAGCAACCATGTTCTTGTTGTGTCGATCCTTGTTGTATTCCTTGCTGCGACTTCCCTTTCGCACAAGTGGTAATGACTTGCCCACCCCCGATAATGGCACCCACGAGACCGGAACCAGTGAAACCTCTGCAACTCCCCTGTCCTCCCTGTTGCTCAAACGAG ATGACTCCCGAGGAAGCTGAAGCAACTCGATACGATAACTTCTACAACAACTATAACATCGACTGGCACAACGACAGCCCTTCCtggaaaaataattgtaatacTTCTTGTTGCACTCCAGCTAAACGGCAAGGGCAAACAGTGGACGGCAAATCTCCTTGTTGTGACGAATGCCCTAAACCAAACAACGACTGTTGCCCTCTACCCGGATGTCCGACCGGATTTAAACCTTGTACTATGAAATTATTTCCACCTCCTTGTTGCCACCCTTGTGGAGTTTGGTGTGCCGAAATTCAACCGTGTCCGCCAAAACcaaagaagaaaaatcgaTCGTGCTGTTCCGGCTGa
- the LOC138127205 gene encoding constitutive coactivator of PPAR-gamma-like protein 1 homolog isoform X1 → MGVHDLQVYLESPSLEGGAVSVDLLKIARNVTQRQQPHNANRKIRPIGNKLKLIVDAENCLDRLYGGYFSDWACGGQWNRMIQFQSLLTRAIERGNIELAVVFNGTIESCRMNEWVAEQANIRQKVGMVLKHINTKATPPPKIWWTPPTCLRSALRMALRHLGVSVMCTMDDHHQEVIAYCREYGFHGLLADDAEYAAFDPPRYFSSENLKLTYKGSLETKEFMVNELTKSLQLTQEQLCVMAALMGNFLLTESDLQDFHKKIGITNIIRENKSPAETNVKILADFVRLLPTPSNMDNLVSVILEYIDEKRASKFRQSVQYYLNGTASGFLKYCPPPVTPKDKKNSVQNNNEISNSKEGDADLEVSGAGFASETTEQEEETLHNYKLATVNLVMSSDYTLDQNGASSNSHNDASHFNGLLNGSIPSANQNLAGTSSGTRVNLLVSSSSSNTSSVPSSPKHSAQNSRIVGGVNLVTPIVSPDVLRTASLRHQKGLMASMILHVLSTQEVRLPCLMEDEGNREFPPIHDIYQSLRQRVYAVLFNLHHLRYVHAKKKESGEIPENAPQPDIVVKEWIYSRSNPYQYPEEVKAEPLPWAVPTLQRLWFGPALDDKRRRMRALLSCLNSDTPLILNTGYVPQHMLIMACVLRYIMSQDKAIMRRHELDAFLCQAFNVDLMNPQYLQELTLSVVTSRGVQLAALFMQGVEMALLANDACGAPLPWLMCCPWLYFDGKLFHHTLNRSAHSKNILEVCENHIERVVKVERMRKAILEGLDVKFAKMPLAPFPGMMRQGLPPPQGLPTMPLPSNRIPAGMRPRPISSRGGQLQVAGVVVGSWGANYGYQQNMRQQTALVGGYQGRGRGMMGPGASNFSQQNLPRGRGQQRKPGPPTFQVNKRNNTNKKRNNTNKPNKNQTSQEQHSVTVKTESGDIPADEIIINNDGTVNTGGKSEDCLKSSEHKGQGDAPNLVNTSH, encoded by the exons ATGGGGGTCCACGATTTACAAGTTTATCTCGAAAGTCCTAGTCTAGAAGGGGGTGCAGTTTCGGTCGATTTGTTGAAGATAGCCAGAAATGTAACTCAAAGGCAGCAACCGCACAATGCGAACAGAAAAATTCGACCCATCGGGAACAAATTGAAACTCATAGTAGACGCAGAAAATTGCCTAGATAGGTTATATGGCGGCTATTTTTCAG ATTGGGCTTGTGGGGGACAATGGAACCGTATGATCCAGTTCCAGTCCCTTTTAACAAGGGCTATTGAACGTGGTAATATAGAATTGGCTGTGGTTTTTAATGGTACAATAGAGTCATGTCGAATGAATGAATGGGTTGCTGAACAGGCCAACATCCGACAAAAAGTTGGAATGGTCTTAAAACATATTAATACCAAAGCTACACCACCTCCGAAAATTTGGTGGACACCACCAACTTGTCTCAGATCTGCATTGAGGATGGCATTGCGACATCTTGGAGTTTCTGTG ATGTGCACCATGGATGATCATCATCAGGAAGTCATAGCGTATTGTAGAGAATATGGTTTTCATGGTCTTTTGGCTGATGATGCTGAATACGCCGCTTTTGATCCACCACGCTATTTTTcatcagaaaatttaaaattaacgtATAAA ggCTCTCTGGAGACCAAAGAATTTATGGTGAACGAATTAACAAAATCTCTACAACTGACCCAAGAACAACTTTGTGTAATGGCAGCTCTTAtgggaaattttttgttgacagAAAGTGATTTGCaagattttcacaaaaaaatcggCATTACCAATATCATCAGGGAAAATAAA tCCCCGGCAGAAACTAACGTGAAAATTTTGGCCGATTTTGTGCGATTACTACCTACGCCTTCGAATATGGATAATCTAGTTTCCGTCATCCTTGAATATATTGACGAAAAACGTGCCTCTAAGTTCCGTCAGTCTGTCCAATACTATCTCAATGGTACAGCCAGTGGTTTTCTTAAGTATTGTCCTCCACCTG tGACCCCCAAAGATAAAAAGAATAGTGTGCAGAATAATAACGAAATTAGTAACAGTAAGGAAGGTGATGCTGATTTGGAGGTCTCTGGTGCAGGTTTTGCTTCAGAAACGACAGAACAAGag GAAGAAACCCTccataattataaattagcaACAGTTAACTTAGTTATGTCATCAGATTACACTCTGGATCAAAATGGCGCATCCAGTAATTCACACaatg atgcATCTCATTTTAACGGACTTTTAAATGGTTCCATTCCAAGCGCCAATCAGAATTTGGCTGGTACTTCTAGTGGCACTAGAGTTAATCTTTTGGTTAGTTCGAGCAGTTCAAACACCAGCAGTGTTCCATCATCGCCAAAGCATTCTGCACAAAATTCTCGTATAGTGGGTG GAGTGAATCTGGTAACACCGATTGTTTCCCCGGACGTTTTGCGCACGGCGTCCCTACGCCACCAGAAAGGTTTGATGGCCTCCATGATCCTGCACGTGTTGAGCACCCAAGAAGTACGTCTGCCGTGTCTCATGGAAGACGAAGGTAACCGTGAATTCCCACCGATTCACGACATATATCAGTCGCTCCGGCAGCGCGTTTATGcagtattgtttaatttacaCCATTTACGTTACGTACACGCGAAGAAAAAAGAATCCGGTGAAATACCGGAAAACGCACCGCAACCTGACATCGTCGTCAAAGAATGGATATACAGTCGTTCTAATCCCTATCAGTATCCCGAAGAAGTAAAAGCTGAGCCGTTGCCGTGGGCAGTCCCTACTCTTCAGAGATTATGGTTCGGTCCGGCCCTCGACGATAAAAGACGCAGAATGAGGGCCCTTCTGTCCTGTTTAAATTCCGACACGCCTCTTATATTGAATACGGGATACGTGCCTCAGCATATGCTGATAATGGCATGTGTCCTACGTTATATTATGTCTCAAGATAAGGCGATTATGAGAAGACACGAACTAGACGCTTTTCTTTGTCAAGCTTTCAACGTTGATCTCATGAATCCTCAATACCTTCAAGAATTAACG TTGAGCGTCGTTACTAGTCGAGGAGTACAGTTGGCGGCTTTATTTATGCAAGGCGTTGAAATGGCTTTGTTAGCGAACGACGCTTGTGGGGCCCCATTACCGTGGCTCATGTGTTGCCCTTGGTTATACTTTGATGGAAAATTGTTCCACCATACCCTCAACAGGTCGGCCCATTCGAAGAATATTTTAGAAGTTTGTGAAAATCACATCGAACGAGTCGTTAAAGTTGAAAGAATGAGAAAAGCTATCTTGGAAGGACTTGACGTGAAGTTCGCCAAAATGCCACTAGCACCATTTCCAG GAATGATGCGGCAAGGTTTACCACCACCTCAAGGTTTGCCAACCATGCCGTTACCTTCGAACAGGATTCCGGCCGGCATGCGTCCACGACCTATTTCTTCTAGGGGTGGTCAATTGCAAGTGGCCGGTGTGGTGGTCGGCTCGTGGGGGGCAAACTACGGTTATCAACAGAACATGAGGCAACAGACTGCGTTGGTGGGAGGGTACCAGGGTAGAGGACGTGGAATGATGGGACCAGGTGCTAGCAATTTCAGTCAACAAAATTTACCAAGAGGTAGAGGTCAGCAACGTAAACCGGGACCACCGACCTTCCAAGTGAACAAAAGGAACAAT acgAATAAGAAGCGTAATAATACTAATAAGCCTAACAAAAACCAGACAAGTCAAGAGCAACATTCTGTTACAGTGAAAACCGAAAGCGg agACATTCCAGCTGATGAGATAATTATAAACAATGATGGTACAGTGAATACAGGAGGGAAATCAGAAGACTGCCTCAAAAGTAGTGAACACAAAGGTCAAGGTGACGCTCCGAATCTGGTTAACACTTCTCACTAA
- the LOC138127205 gene encoding constitutive coactivator of PPAR-gamma-like protein 1 homolog isoform X2, with amino-acid sequence MGVHDLQVYLESPSLEGGAVSVDLLKIARNVTQRQQPHNANRKIRPIGNKLKLIVDAENCLDRLYGGYFSDWACGGQWNRMIQFQSLLTRAIERGNIELAVVFNGTIESCRMNEWVAEQANIRQKVGMVLKHINTKATPPPKIWWTPPTCLRSALRMALRHLGVSVMCTMDDHHQEVIAYCREYGFHGLLADDAEYAAFDPPRYFSSENLKLTYKGSLETKEFMVNELTKSLQLTQEQLCVMAALMGNFLLTESDLQDFHKKIGITNIIRENKSPAETNVKILADFVRLLPTPSNMDNLVSVILEYIDEKRASKFRQSVQYYLNVTPKDKKNSVQNNNEISNSKEGDADLEVSGAGFASETTEQEEETLHNYKLATVNLVMSSDYTLDQNGASSNSHNDASHFNGLLNGSIPSANQNLAGTSSGTRVNLLVSSSSSNTSSVPSSPKHSAQNSRIVGGVNLVTPIVSPDVLRTASLRHQKGLMASMILHVLSTQEVRLPCLMEDEGNREFPPIHDIYQSLRQRVYAVLFNLHHLRYVHAKKKESGEIPENAPQPDIVVKEWIYSRSNPYQYPEEVKAEPLPWAVPTLQRLWFGPALDDKRRRMRALLSCLNSDTPLILNTGYVPQHMLIMACVLRYIMSQDKAIMRRHELDAFLCQAFNVDLMNPQYLQELTLSVVTSRGVQLAALFMQGVEMALLANDACGAPLPWLMCCPWLYFDGKLFHHTLNRSAHSKNILEVCENHIERVVKVERMRKAILEGLDVKFAKMPLAPFPGMMRQGLPPPQGLPTMPLPSNRIPAGMRPRPISSRGGQLQVAGVVVGSWGANYGYQQNMRQQTALVGGYQGRGRGMMGPGASNFSQQNLPRGRGQQRKPGPPTFQVNKRNNTNKKRNNTNKPNKNQTSQEQHSVTVKTESGDIPADEIIINNDGTVNTGGKSEDCLKSSEHKGQGDAPNLVNTSH; translated from the exons ATGGGGGTCCACGATTTACAAGTTTATCTCGAAAGTCCTAGTCTAGAAGGGGGTGCAGTTTCGGTCGATTTGTTGAAGATAGCCAGAAATGTAACTCAAAGGCAGCAACCGCACAATGCGAACAGAAAAATTCGACCCATCGGGAACAAATTGAAACTCATAGTAGACGCAGAAAATTGCCTAGATAGGTTATATGGCGGCTATTTTTCAG ATTGGGCTTGTGGGGGACAATGGAACCGTATGATCCAGTTCCAGTCCCTTTTAACAAGGGCTATTGAACGTGGTAATATAGAATTGGCTGTGGTTTTTAATGGTACAATAGAGTCATGTCGAATGAATGAATGGGTTGCTGAACAGGCCAACATCCGACAAAAAGTTGGAATGGTCTTAAAACATATTAATACCAAAGCTACACCACCTCCGAAAATTTGGTGGACACCACCAACTTGTCTCAGATCTGCATTGAGGATGGCATTGCGACATCTTGGAGTTTCTGTG ATGTGCACCATGGATGATCATCATCAGGAAGTCATAGCGTATTGTAGAGAATATGGTTTTCATGGTCTTTTGGCTGATGATGCTGAATACGCCGCTTTTGATCCACCACGCTATTTTTcatcagaaaatttaaaattaacgtATAAA ggCTCTCTGGAGACCAAAGAATTTATGGTGAACGAATTAACAAAATCTCTACAACTGACCCAAGAACAACTTTGTGTAATGGCAGCTCTTAtgggaaattttttgttgacagAAAGTGATTTGCaagattttcacaaaaaaatcggCATTACCAATATCATCAGGGAAAATAAA tCCCCGGCAGAAACTAACGTGAAAATTTTGGCCGATTTTGTGCGATTACTACCTACGCCTTCGAATATGGATAATCTAGTTTCCGTCATCCTTGAATATATTGACGAAAAACGTGCCTCTAAGTTCCGTCAGTCTGTCCAATACTATCTCAATG tGACCCCCAAAGATAAAAAGAATAGTGTGCAGAATAATAACGAAATTAGTAACAGTAAGGAAGGTGATGCTGATTTGGAGGTCTCTGGTGCAGGTTTTGCTTCAGAAACGACAGAACAAGag GAAGAAACCCTccataattataaattagcaACAGTTAACTTAGTTATGTCATCAGATTACACTCTGGATCAAAATGGCGCATCCAGTAATTCACACaatg atgcATCTCATTTTAACGGACTTTTAAATGGTTCCATTCCAAGCGCCAATCAGAATTTGGCTGGTACTTCTAGTGGCACTAGAGTTAATCTTTTGGTTAGTTCGAGCAGTTCAAACACCAGCAGTGTTCCATCATCGCCAAAGCATTCTGCACAAAATTCTCGTATAGTGGGTG GAGTGAATCTGGTAACACCGATTGTTTCCCCGGACGTTTTGCGCACGGCGTCCCTACGCCACCAGAAAGGTTTGATGGCCTCCATGATCCTGCACGTGTTGAGCACCCAAGAAGTACGTCTGCCGTGTCTCATGGAAGACGAAGGTAACCGTGAATTCCCACCGATTCACGACATATATCAGTCGCTCCGGCAGCGCGTTTATGcagtattgtttaatttacaCCATTTACGTTACGTACACGCGAAGAAAAAAGAATCCGGTGAAATACCGGAAAACGCACCGCAACCTGACATCGTCGTCAAAGAATGGATATACAGTCGTTCTAATCCCTATCAGTATCCCGAAGAAGTAAAAGCTGAGCCGTTGCCGTGGGCAGTCCCTACTCTTCAGAGATTATGGTTCGGTCCGGCCCTCGACGATAAAAGACGCAGAATGAGGGCCCTTCTGTCCTGTTTAAATTCCGACACGCCTCTTATATTGAATACGGGATACGTGCCTCAGCATATGCTGATAATGGCATGTGTCCTACGTTATATTATGTCTCAAGATAAGGCGATTATGAGAAGACACGAACTAGACGCTTTTCTTTGTCAAGCTTTCAACGTTGATCTCATGAATCCTCAATACCTTCAAGAATTAACG TTGAGCGTCGTTACTAGTCGAGGAGTACAGTTGGCGGCTTTATTTATGCAAGGCGTTGAAATGGCTTTGTTAGCGAACGACGCTTGTGGGGCCCCATTACCGTGGCTCATGTGTTGCCCTTGGTTATACTTTGATGGAAAATTGTTCCACCATACCCTCAACAGGTCGGCCCATTCGAAGAATATTTTAGAAGTTTGTGAAAATCACATCGAACGAGTCGTTAAAGTTGAAAGAATGAGAAAAGCTATCTTGGAAGGACTTGACGTGAAGTTCGCCAAAATGCCACTAGCACCATTTCCAG GAATGATGCGGCAAGGTTTACCACCACCTCAAGGTTTGCCAACCATGCCGTTACCTTCGAACAGGATTCCGGCCGGCATGCGTCCACGACCTATTTCTTCTAGGGGTGGTCAATTGCAAGTGGCCGGTGTGGTGGTCGGCTCGTGGGGGGCAAACTACGGTTATCAACAGAACATGAGGCAACAGACTGCGTTGGTGGGAGGGTACCAGGGTAGAGGACGTGGAATGATGGGACCAGGTGCTAGCAATTTCAGTCAACAAAATTTACCAAGAGGTAGAGGTCAGCAACGTAAACCGGGACCACCGACCTTCCAAGTGAACAAAAGGAACAAT acgAATAAGAAGCGTAATAATACTAATAAGCCTAACAAAAACCAGACAAGTCAAGAGCAACATTCTGTTACAGTGAAAACCGAAAGCGg agACATTCCAGCTGATGAGATAATTATAAACAATGATGGTACAGTGAATACAGGAGGGAAATCAGAAGACTGCCTCAAAAGTAGTGAACACAAAGGTCAAGGTGACGCTCCGAATCTGGTTAACACTTCTCACTAA
- the LOC138127207 gene encoding cystathionine gamma-lyase-like, with translation MADQSGYLPQPQGFATAAIHAFQDPEQWDSMAVVAPMVSSTTFKQYSPANFKKFEYGRSGNPNREILENCLATLDDGKYGLCWSSGLGATTAIASMFNAGDHIICGDDVYGGTNRLFNKVCSKFGLEISFVHENSIENAIKPNTKLIWVESLTNPTLKVIDIKSIADIAHKHNLLLAVDSTFLTPYFQRPLNFGADLVIHSISKYINGHSDVIMGATITNNEEIYKQLKFLQNAMGIVPAPFDCYQVTRSIKTLALRMKQHMKNSLEVGQFLEKHPKVEKVLHPGLPSHPQHELFKKQTSGCGGMLTFYLKGGLAESQKFLSSLKIFALAESLGGYESLAELPSVMTHASVPEDQRKVLKITDNLVRVSVGLEDPEDLIKDLKQALEKV, from the exons ATGGCTGATCAAAGTGGATATCTTCCTCAACCCCAGGGTTTCGCAACAGCGGCAATTCACGCTTTTCAAGATCCAGAACAATGGGACTCCATGGCTGTTGTTGCCCCCATGGTTTCGTCAACTACTTTTAAACAATACAGCCCTGCTAATTTcaag AAATTCGAATATGGTCGTTCTGGAAACCCCAACAgagaaattttggaaaattgtttAGCAACTCTCGACGATGGAAAGTACGGACTGTGTTGGTCTTCAGGACTGGGAGCTACTACAGCGATTGCTAGCATGTTCAACGCAGGCGATCACATTATATGCGGAGATGATGTTTATGGAGGTACTAACAGACTCTTTAACAAAGTTTGTTCGAAATTTGGATTGGAAATCTCTTTCGTTCACGAGAACAGCATCGAAAATGCCATCAAACCAAACACGAAA cTAATATGGGTGGAAAGTCTAACCAACCCGACCCTAAAAGTAATTGATATCAAATCAATCGCAGATATTGCCCACAAACACAATCTTTTATTGGCTGTTGACAGCACTTTCTTGACACCATATTTCCAACGACCTCTTAATTTTGGTGCTGATCTGGTTATACATTCCATCTCAAAGTACATAAATGGTCATTCTGATGTTATCATGGGGGCAACGATCAcaaacaatgaagaaatttacaaacaaCTTAAGTTTCTTCAAAATG CGATGGGTATCGTGCCCGCACCGTTTGACTGCTACCAAGTCACCAGAAGCATAAAAACTTTAGCTTTGAGGATGAAACAACACATGAAGAACTCTCTGGAAGTTGGTCAGTTTTTAGAAAAACATCCCAAAGTAGAGAAAGTTTTGCACCCTGGATTGCCGTCTCATCCCCAACATGAACTGTTCAAGAAACAAACTTCTGGGTGCGGAGGCATGTTGACTTTCTATCTTAAAGGGGGTCTTGCGGAATCGCAGAAATTTTTGAGTTCTCTCAAGATCTTTGCACTGGCCGAAAGTTTGGGAGGTTATGAGAGCTTAGCAGAGCTACC ATCTGTCATGACTCATGCTTCTGTGCCTGAAGATCAGAGGAAAGTTCTGAAGATCACGGACAACTTGGTGCGAGTATCTGTGGGTCTGGAAGACCCTGAAGATTTGATAAAAGATTTGAAACAAGCTTTggaaaaagtttaa
- the LOC138127206 gene encoding deubiquitinase MYSM1-like, with protein sequence MAEDDEIDILGDFNLDNFLTKSDSGIYENTSLVSQNSELLNCEYTIHPQWLLDKPSANPDCWYDTGTALSTSFSEKASSEFGGSDSDNLGHVSTENSITDESGWTEKEKNLLERGIEIFGKSNVRLSQFIGSRTPSEVKYYLKNFYMETQTAYSSFNSGIVEDINIVNNLVSDILDDTQIPASIEEVIAAVSTAKPTVHVKQTRKKTVSCNSNDDELTDMPDQTVLKQHNSKNIVESSHYDQKKRKNKLKKNVKFKIKTKLKFPMIHVVKQKTVKIMNQENKKTEIGRVEITTGKGLAVPICEGEEIVKISKDDSDSDVEIDVEDSDELNADKAIIEDVRESPKSEMKKIENENCDSAINSKQQKIYIDLSTLDELIAKELTSLEKPQAEVNISENYISELEKVVHSEFFEGRPTKTPLRYLKIRNHIVNCWLAVKPSYVTKTSIRQGLKNCGDVNCISRIHCYLEQIGAINFGCSQTNYIRPLFDVFQAIAPISREKSSKENKNQLKQNVELGCRPRLKRKFANDGEGGCTLTHDEKGHVINTTIVTEEPVKPKTYIKKPIIRLIYCRPFPEKCPQKYKVKMHLTTLLLMDFHAHTSLTEVMGLVAGTWNPAKNILTISHYEPCRNIASSATHCDMCPISQSKAAELIHSRGLDVLGWFHSHPTFAPEPSQQDLDTQQDVQLWIGSKTPCLGVILSPFSTHGALIASPFRCMVVDKKENFEDQYVPYKFQVELVSNEVDIEGFLGDLQRIFNTPMGVKESRVDFSTPYFQDNSITYLEKYITSIRMHLAKCGTLNKMTCDYIIENISNICSR encoded by the exons ATGGCGGAGGATGACGAAATTGATATACTAggagattttaatttagataaTTTTCTAACAAAGAGTGACTCCGGCAT ATATGAAAATACATCTCTGGTATCTCAAAATTCAGAATTATTAAACTGTGAATATACCATCCATCCACAGTGGCTCTTAGACAAACCCAGTGCTAACCCAGATTGTTGGTATGATACTGGTACAGCTTTATCAACCAGCTTTTCAGAAAAAGCAAGCAGTGAGTTTGGTGGTAGTGATAGTGATAATTTAGGCCATGTTTCTACTGAAAACTCTATAACTGATGAGAGTGGGTGGacagagaaagaaaaaaatttgttggaAAGAGGCATAGAAATATTTGGCAAAAGTAATGTTAGATTATCACAGTTTATTGGCTCCAGGACACCATCTGAAGTGAAGTATTATCTCAAGAATTTTTACATGGAGACACAAACAGCTTACAGTAGTTTTAATTCAGGAATAGTTGAAGATATtaatattgttaataatttagTATCAGATATATTAGATGATACTCAG ATTCCTGCTAGTATTGAAGAGGTTATTGCAGCTGTAAGCACAGCTAAACCAACAGTACATGTTAAACAGACACGTAAGAAAACTGTTTCATGTAATAGTAATGATGATGAACTAACAGATATGCCAGATCAGACTGTTCTAAAGCAACATAATTCAAAGAATATTGTAGAAAGCAGTCACTATGATCAGAAAAAGCGGAAAAATAAGTTGAAAAagaatgttaaatttaaaatcaaaactaaattaaaatttcctaTGATTCATGTAGTTaagcaaaaaactgttaaGATTATgaatcaagaaaataaaaagacaGAAATTGGAAGAGTTGAAATTACAACTGGCAAAGGTCTTGCAGTTCCAATTTGTGAAGGAGAAGAAATA GTTAAAATAAGTAAAGATGATTCTGACTCAGATGTGGAAATAGATGTAGAAGATTCAGATGAACTTAATGCAGATAAAGCAATTATTGAGGATGTAAGAGAATCTCCAAaaagtgaaatgaaaaaaattgaaaatgaaaattgtgaTAGTGCAATAAATAGCAAACAACAGAAAATATATATTGATTTATCAACATTAGATGAACTAATTGCTAAAGAACTCACGAGTCTAGAAAAACCACAAGCTGAAGTCAACATCTCAGAAAACTACATAAGTGAGTTGGAGAAAGTTGTGCacagtgaattttttgaagGTCGCCCTACCAAAACTCCATTAAGATATCTAAAA ATTAGAAATCACATAGTTAATTGTTGGCTAGCTGTTAAACCATCTTATGTAACTAAAACTTCAATCCgtcaaggtttaaaaaattgcgGAGACGTCAACTGCATCAGTCGCATTCACTGCTATTTAGAACAAATTGGCGCCATTAATTTCGGATGTT CGCAAACAAATTACATTCGTCCGTTATTTGACGTTTTTCAAGCCATTGCACCAATTTCCCgtgaaaaatcttcaaaagaAAACAAGAACCAGTTGAAACAGAATGTTGAACTGGGTTGTCGCCCCAGATTAAAGCgcaaatttgcaaat GATGGGGAGGGGGGGTGTACTTTGACCCACGATGAAAAGGGTCACGTAATTAATACCACAATTGTAACAGAAGAGCCTGTAAAACCCAAGACGTACATCAAAAAGCCTATAATCAGGCTCATCTATTGTAGACCTTTCCCAGAGAAGTGCCCA caaaaatacaaagttaaaATGCACTTAACCACTCTTCTCTTGATGGATTTCCATGCGCATACGTCCTTGACAGAAGTGATGGGTTTAGTCGCGGGCACTTGGAATCCTGCGAAAAACATATTGACAATTTCGCACTATGAACCTTGTCGCAATATCGCTTCTTCGGCGACGCATTGCGACATGTGTCCAATTTCTCAGTCCAAAGCGGCGGAATTAATCCACAGTCGAGGTTTAGACGTTTTGGGTTGGTTCCATTCGCATCCGACTTTCGCCCCAGAGCCGTCGCAACAAGATTTAGACACTCAACAAGACGTACAGCTATGGATCGGTAGCAAAACACCTTGTTTGGGTGTGATTTTGTCCCCGTTTAGTACACATGGAGCCTTAATCGCATCGCCTTTTCGGTGCATGGTCGttgacaaaaaagaaaacttcGAGGATCAATACGTGCCTTACAAGTTTCAAGTTGAACTCGTTTCGAACGAGGTGGACATAGAAGGGTTCTTAGGGGATCTACAGAGAATTTTTAATACGCCGATGGGCGTCAAGGAGAGTCGAGTCGACTTCAGTACACCGTACTTTCAGGATAATTCCATAACGTACTTAGAGAAGTATATTACGAGTATCAGGATGCATTTAGCTAAGTGTGGTACTTTGAATAAAATGACCTGCGATtatattattgaaaatatttcgaaTATTTGTTCTAGGTAA